The segment TTTTGGACGGACCGGACTCGGCCAGAATGACCCCCATCAGCGTATTATTGAAGCCGAGACCGACAATCAGCTCGAACAGCGGGAGAATCGTGAACCCCTTGGGCAGGAACATGGAGATAACCAGCAGGGTCATAATCAGTTTTTTGCCAGGCATGTTGCCTCTCCCCAGCGCATACCCGGCCATTGAGGTAATTACCAGGACAAGCAGAACTACCGATGCGGTAACAATCACCGAGTTGAAAAAGTACTGATAAAAGTTCGCCAGCTCCCACGCCCGCACAAAGTTATCGAAGGTCGGCTCTTTGGGGATGACGTTAATGCCGCCCAGGAACATTTCGCTCTGCGACTTGAAGGATGACGAGATGATCCAGATGAACGGATAACTCCAGATTAAAGTGAAGCCCAGCAGCAGAAGCTGGACAGGCAGTTGTCTGAGCAGCCGGTTAAGCCTGTACATGGTTATTCCGCTCCTTTCGCGCCGGATCTGCGGGCATATTTGCCGGTCAGCGCCTGGATGATGACGACTACGAGCACAGCCAGACTGAACAGAATGCCTGCGGCCGAGGCGAAGCCATACCGGGACGAACCGCTCTCCGGCTCAAACGCATACCGGAAAATATAAGTCTGCACCACATCGGTCGCTTTGACCGGGCCGCCCTCAGTCATCGTACGAACCAGATCGAAAGGGTCCAGGTTATTGATAAACGTCAGCAGGGTAATGACCAGGCCAATCGGGGCCAGCATCGGAATCGTGATCCGGAAAAAGCTCTGCACTCTCCCCGCCCCGTCAATTCTCGCCGCCTCGTACAGCTCACCCGGGATCGTCTGTAATCCTGCGAGCCAGTAGATCATGGGGGTCCCGAAGCTTTTCCAGACGGAAACCGCCAGCAGGGTGGGCAATGCCAGCTTGGTAGAACCCAGGAAGTTAATCGGCTCACTGATGATTCCGGTATTCAGCAGCATCTCGTTCACCGCACCGCCCAGCGGATTCAGCAGAATAGAGAAGATCACTCCGATTACCGCTGTCGTAGAGATCACAGGCACAAACAGCAGCAGCCTATAGATATTTCTCCCCGCCAGGAACTGGTTGTTGAGAATAACCGCCACCACCAGCGCCAGCGGCATCTGGATCAGGACATGGGTCAGGGCGAAGAAGAAGGTGTTCATGAACGCGTTCCAGAAGCCCGGGTCGGCAGCCACCTCCCGGAAGTTGCCCAGTCCGATGAAATCGGTCGGCCAGCCGATGCCGTCCCAGTTGAAGAACGAATAATACCAGCTTGCAATCATCGGCCATAGGGTAAAAGCGGAAAAGAACACCAGCATCGGCAGCACGAACAGATAATGATAGCGGTGCTTCTTGATTTGTTTGAACAGCTCCGCTCTCCGGGAGAGCGGAGCCTTGCCGGCGGGAGCAGGGATCGTCTGCTGCGTGCCGTAGCCCATGATGCATTCACTCCTGTCTGTTTCTGTATGGTTTCTGTATGTTTCCGGGGCCTGAGCCAGGCTCAACGCTTGTTCAGCGCTTATTCAATGATGTAGTTCTGCATCGGGTCCCAATCCGGGTATTTCAGGTCATCTCTGGTGAAGGTGATTCCGCCGTCATTGGCGATTTTGATCTGCTCATCAATCACCTTATTGGCCTTGGTATCGTATTCCTCTGCGAGCGGCACCGGGTCTTCATTGCTCATCACCGCCTTCAGGAAAACCTCCTGAATCTTCGGCTTCGGCATCGAGTCGCTGATGCTCTTCGAGAACTGGTCATAGTTCTGGTTGTTCGTATTCACCGCCGGAGCCATGCGGATCGTCTCGTCCATGACCTTCACAATCTGCTGCATATCCGCCGACATCTCAATGCCTTCCATCGCTGCCGGCATCAGCACCAGCTCTTTGGCATATTCATAATTCGCCCGCTCGAACGCTTCCGAGCCCAGGAAGTCCAGTACCTTCCATGCCGCATCCTTGACCTTCGACTGCGAGCTCATGGCATACCGCGGCTCGGCAATGGTCGGCGTGTCGCGGTAACCCTTGCGGCCTGCATCCGGCACCGGCGCTGCGGCAATGCCCATGTCCATTCCTTCGTTCAGCTTGCGGATCTCTTCCGCCTGCCAGGCTGCGCCGATGAACATGGCTACGCGTCCGGCGGCGAACTGCTGGTGCATCTGCGCGGTATCCCAGTTTTCCCAGCCCGGAGCCACAATCTTCTGCGCATTCAGCTGACGCAGAATCTCGACCACCGGCGTCGCCGACTTCGACGAGAATAGGCCGGTCTTCAGATTAATGATCGTATTTCCTTCATATCCGATTACACCGCCGTCAAGTCCCGAACCCAGGCCGGATACGCTCAGCCCGAACACCGCCGGAGCCTTGCCCATCATGGCAAAGCCGTAGACCTGACCCTTGCCCTCCTTCGTAATCTTCGTTGCAGCTTCGACGAATTCACTGTGTGTCTTCGGCGGCTCACTGTAGCCGTATTTCTCCAGAATGGCCTTGTTGTAATACAGCAGTCTTACCTTATCGAAGCGCGGGTCGCGGACCGGAACGCCGATGATCTCCCCGTTCACCCGGGTCTGGCTGGTGCGGCTGAAAGCGCCCTCCGGGAAGCGGGCCTGAAAGGCATCGTCCATGTAGCTGTCCAGCGGCTCCGCCCATTTGTTGTCGTAGACGGTGCGGGCCTGCGGCTGGCCACCTTCGATGAAGAAGAGGTCCGGGCCCTCATTGGCGGCAAAAGACAGCTGAAGCGCATTATTATACTGCTCTGTCGGATTGGCGATAACGGTGACTTTGACGTCCGGATTTGATTTCATGAAGATGTCCATTTGTTCCTTGTAAAAGGCTTCATCGCCGGGTCTGGCCGAGACGATGGAGAAATTCACCTTCTGGACCGCAGCGGCTGTAGCCGCAGGTGCTTCAGATGATCCAGCCGGAGCAGTTGTCCCGCTGCTTTCCCCCGTGTTATTGCCGCCGCAGCCGGCCAGCACCCCTGCCATCATGCCCGTCAGGGCAAATACCGTTGTCAGCGCTCTCATGAATGAACGTTTTTGGGTCAATTGCATACACTCCCCTTTAAGTAGGCTCGGTGATGATTGATATACCTCGTCTGTATCGTTACTTCTCCTTACAGCCTTATTGTAGCAAGTACCGCGAACCGCGCGTATCCCATGCATCTACGATCCGGGTGGAGATATCTATGCAATTAGTGGGGGACGGGGTGCACATGTACAGTCGTCGCGGGCAGCGTCCAGCGAAATCAGGAGCACTTATGCTCCTCATTCGCTCACCTAGCCGACTTTTGAGGAATTCAAGTGCACTTCTGCTCTTCATTGGCTCATTTGGCCAGATAGAAACTTGTATGCATTAGCCAGCAATCTGAGCGCCTGCTCTCCTCATCAAAAAAAGCAGTGCCGCCCATACAGGCGAACACTGCTCTTTCATTATGGTGCGGTCACTTTCAGCGTAACCACCTCGTACGGTGTCAGGACGCGGAAGACGGTCCCTCCGCTGGCCGCCAGCCTGGACTCCGTAACCGGCTTCTCCATCAGGTTAAGTTCCGTCAAGCCGGCTGGGTCCAGCGGCAGGTTAAGCTCCACCCGGTCCCGGCCGCCGCCGGATTCGTACAGGCGGAGTACAGCACCGCTGCCGTCCTCCGCGATCTTGACGGCATCCACGATCGTATGCCGGCTATGCACATCCAGCAGCGGGCCGGACGGCGGCAGGCTGCCCTCATGCTGAACGGCCGTACAGGCAAGCAGCGGCTGGTTCAGCTCGAACCCTTGCTGCACAACGTTCCCTGCTCTCCAGTCACCTTCGTGCGGATAGAGGGAATAGGTGAATTCGTGCACCCCGATATCGGCGGTATGGTCCGGCCAACGGGGCGAACGGAGCAGGGACAGGCGCATCGTATTTCCTTTGATATCGTAGCCGTACTTACAGTCGTTCAGCAGGCTGATCCCGTAGCCGCCCTCCGACAGATCCGCCCAGCGGTGCCCGCATACCTCGAACTGGGCTTGTTCCCAGCTGGTATTGTTATGGGTCGCCCGCTCAATGCTGCCGAAAGGAATCTCATACACTGCCTTCGCGGCCCGGATATCCACCGGAAAAGCAGCCTTCAGCAGCTTATGCTCCTCCCGCCAATCCACCCGGGTCTCGAAATCCACACGCCGGGAATGGCGGTGGAAGATGATATGCTGTTCCACCCGTGACTGGTTCAGCTCCCAGGTGAAACGGAGAATATCGCGGGTGTTCCCCTGCAGGACCGCTTCACTGGACAGCAGTCTGGCTTCCGCAGCGGGCTGCTCCGCAAAATGCGGGTCCATATCCCACGCATCCCAGACCGTCGGCCGGTCATGGAACAGCTGCAAGCCGTTGGCGGCGGCGCCTGGGGCGACAAGCTCCCGGCCGTTGCTTTTGTCCAGCCAGGAGCTGATCCGGCCCAACCTATCGAAGGTAATGTGAACATTCTCTGTCTCCCAGCGGTCAAGTAGGGCAGGTATCTCTGTTGATTCTCCGCCAAGACTTGCCGGGTCCGCAGCAGCTACTGCCACAGCCCCTCCTGCTCCTCCGGTCACCCTATGGCGCAGCCAGATTACCTTGTACCCCATCGCTGGAACTTCTCCCGGCGCAATGAACAGCTTCACCTTGCCGCCAGACTCCAGCACATCGCAGGGAAGGGCCTGACCCTCCGCATCATAAGGCCGCTGAGCGAGCAGCTCCGCACCGCCTTGAACCAGAACCGTATCCTTCCGCGCCCAGGACAGGCTGTTGAACACAATCAGCGGCGTGCCTTCTCCCCGCGTGTCTATAGCAGCTGCCAGTGTGCTGGTGGCTTGACTGCGGGCCTGTTCCCCATAGCCAAAAACATCCTCATAATGCGCCTCCGACTTCACATACACCTCCGGGATGGAGGTGCCGGGAATGATGTCGTGGAACTGGTTCAGCAGCAGCAGCTCCCAGCCTTGGCGCAACGGCCCCTGTTGCACCTCCACACAACGCTCAAGCGCTGCCGCGCCGGACAAATAGGACAGAGCATTCCAGATTTCCGCTTCGCGGTAGAGCGCCTCCGCCTTGCGGTTCCAGCGTTTATTTTTGGCGTGTGTGGTATAGGTTCCTCTGTGCAGCTCCAGATACATATCCCCGGACCAGACAGGCAGCTCAGGGGCAGCATCACGGATTCCGTCAAAAAACGCATGGGCCGTGCTGAACCGGCTCTCCGGCAGCCCCGGCAGGGAAGCGGAGCGTTCAATCACTTCCAGCATTTCGCGCGTGACCCCGCCGCCTCCATCCCCGTAGCCGTAGAGCAGCATTTGTTCGGGGTGTGCTTTTTGCTGGCGGAAGCTGTCCCAATGCTCCCCTACATCCGCCGGAAGTGTATTCTCATTCAGGCCGTGATTAAGGAAGGACAGAATCCGCGTGCCGTCGATGCCCTCCCACTGAAACAAATCATACGGAAAAGCATTCGTGTCATTCCAGTTCATCTTCGTAGTCATGAAGTAATCAACACCGGATTGCTTCAGCAGCTGGGGCAGGGAGGCACAATAGCCGAAGGTGTCCGGCAGCCATTCCACCCGCGGAACCTGGCCGAATTCCTGCTCATAGAAGGCACGCCCGTAGAGAAGCTGCCGGACCAATGACTCTCCGGAGGGGATATTCAGATCCGGCTCGACCCACATCCCGCCTACCAGCTCCCAGCGTCCCTCTGCGATACGCTGTTTGATGCGCTCATACAGGTCGGGATAGTGCTTTTTGGCGTATGCATATAGCTGCGGCTGGCTCTGGGAATACCGGTAATGCTCATAATGCTCCATCAGCGTGATGACTGTCGAGAAGGTCCGGCCGGTCTTGTGCACCGTCTCCTTCAGCGGCCATAGCCAGGCCAGATCGATATGGGACTGGCCGACCATGTGCATCGTACCGGCTACTCCCGGGTCCCGGCTTCCTCCGGCAGCTTTGAGTGCGCTTCTAAGCTTCGCCTCCGCTTGCCCCATCTGCTCTTCACTTAGCGCTGCCGGGTCCCCGGCTTCCTGAATCAGCGCTTCCAGTGCGCGTTCAAGATATAGCCGTTCTGCGGAATGTTCCGGCAGCCGCTGCAATGTCCCGTAACCTACGGTTACCGTAAAATATAAGCTCTCCGCCGCCGTATCCACGCTCACCAGTCTGGCCTCCTCGAACCTGACCGGCGGGGCATCATTGTCCTTCTGCCCGTTGAGCGGATCTGTGGGAATCGGCGGCACATGATACAGCTCGATCTCCAGCTTCAGCTTACCGCTTGCCGCCAGTTCAACGGAGAGCGGCACGAAGCTCCGGTTCTTGTCCAGGCCGTGATACGGTGTGCCGTTCACAGACAGCAACCCCTCGCCCCCGGCCTTGAACACAAGGCCGGTCGTTCCTGCCTGCCATGCAGCAGGCACCTGTGCGGTTGCCGTAAGGAACAGGGTCTCCCGCACCTTGCTCGCAAGACGCCCGGGGGAAGCCGTCTCCCCTTCCGGTCCGTAATAACGGTAATCCCCTTCGTCTACATACTCCGCTCTGCGCAGCGACCACTCTTCAATCTTCAGGCTGTCCCTATACCGGCGCAGCATCAGCTCACTCAGCAACCGTCCGGTCCGTCTTGTCAGCGGCATATCCCAGCCTCCTCTATTGAGTTAGATGCTCCTGTTTCAACCCTCGCGTCAGGCAAAAGTCAAATGAACTGTGTGGATCTCATAAGGCTTGAAATCAAGCCGGATCGCAGGTCCGTCCACCGTCTCAGTCTCCAGCGGCCGCTCCATCAGATCGCGCAGCTGCCAGGAGGAGACGGCATAATCGCTGCTGACATCCGCCGTGCAGCGTGTTCCGGTGAACTCATGCAGCCGGACGATACAGCCGCTGCCGTCTTCGGCCAGCTTCACGGCATCGATAGCAATGTTCGGGGCATCGCAGGTGATCAAGGATTTGCCGGCTCCTGCGGTGTAGGCTCCTTCGACGGCCAGCAGCGGCTGGTTCAGCGCCCATGCTTCCTGCACCGTACCCGCAGCCACCCAATCCCCTTCATGCGGAAGCAGCGAATACGTAAAGTTATGCTCTCCCTGATCCGCCAGCCGGTCTGGGCTGGTCGCCGATTTGATCAGCGACAGCCGCATCGTATGATCCTTAATGTCATAGCCGTATTTACAGTCATTCAGCAGGCTCACCCCGTAGCCCCGCTCCGACAGATCCGCCCACTGATGGCCCACGCTCTCAAACCGTGCATAATCCCAGCTTGTATTCCAGTGGGTCGGCCGCTTCACGTTACCGAACTGGATATCATAGGTCGCTTCTGTAGCCCGCACAGCCACAGGGAAAGCCGCCTTCAGTAGCTGGTGCTGCTCATGCCAGTCAACATAGGTCTCGAAATCAATCCGCGCGCTTCCGGCATAGACCTTGACCTTCTGGACAATGGTGGAATCCATATAACTCCAGGCGAATTCCAGCACCGCCTGAAGCGGGCCGCTTTCGGTCAGCTTGACGGAGCGCAGATCGCTGATGATCCGCATCTTCTCCTGATAGTACAGATCGATATCCCAGGCATCAAACATCTTCGGCTTATCCTCGAAGACCTGAAGCACATTGCCGCATTCGCCCGGTGCCAGCACCTCGCGTTCTGCGCTGCGGTCGAAGATCCGGCTAAGCTGTCCTTCCGCATTCCACTCCAGAATATAATAAGGAGTAGTCAGTATGGAATCCTGCCAGCGGAAGGGAACGGAGGGTTCTGGCTGAGCGGCTTCTGAACCGTCAAGCTGAGCGGCAACAATCACTGTACTGCCCATCGCCGGGACCGCCGCTGTCTGCACCAGCCACTGCCCGCCGGAGCGCTGTGCAGTCAGCAGTTTGCCCTCGGCATCCGTCCAGATGGCGTTTTCTGCATCGTGAGACACGGTTGCCAGCCGGGGCGCGGTGAAGAAGGCGCTGTTAAACAGTGTATATTCTGTGCGCAGCGGGACTTCCGCCGGAGAGAGCCCGGCTTGCGGCACAGGTGAACCCCCGGCAGACTCCGCAGGGAGACTGGCATGCGCTGCAGGCGAACCTTCGGCAGACGCAGACGCTGGACCGACAAGTCCTTCCACAGCTGCTGTCCGCGCGGCCAGGCCAAGCTGCTCCGCTTCGGCATATTCTACGCGGGAATCCTGGTACACCTCATGAATGGAGGAGCCGGGAATAATATCGTGGAACTGGTTGCGCAGAATAGTCTGCCAGCCTTCCAGAAGCGAGTCCGCAGGATACTGCTCGAATCCGCCGCTTTCCGCCGCCCAGAGCATCTGCAGCCATTCCGCTTCGCGGTAGAGCAGCTCCAGCTTGCGGTTCATTCTTTTATTATAGGCTTGGCTGGTATAAGTCCCCCGGTGGTACTCCAGGTATAGCTCCCCGTCCCAGGTATGCACATACTCCTCTGTAGCATCTATCGTCTCATGGAGACGCTCGAAGTACTCCGCTGCCCGGCCCGTCTTCACCTGCGGAAGGCCCGGCATACTATCCAGCCGCCGCCGCATCTCCAGCATCTCGCGGTTGACACCGCCGCCCCCGTCCCCGTATCCGTAGGATAGCAGCAGCTCACGGTTCAGGTTCTTGTCCCGGTACTGTTCCCAGATCCCCTGCACGGAGAACGGCTCGATCAGGCCGTTATAGGTGTAATACCAGGCACCCGATTCCGGGCCCTCCGGCGTCGTGATGAAGTGGGTCAGCACCTCGCTGCCGTCAATTCCTCTCCACTGGAACGTATCATGCGGCATCCGGTTGTACTGGCTCCAGCTGATCTTGGTCGTCATGAAGGTGTCAATGCCTGACTTACGCAGAATCTGCGGCAGCGCCCAGCTATACCCGAACACATCCGGCAGCCATAAATATTTGCAGTCCACGCCGAACTCCTCACGGAAAAACTTCGTCCCGTACAAAATCTGCCGCACCAGCGACTCGCCGCTTGTCAGATTACAGTCCGCTTCCAGCCACATCGCCCCTCCGGCTTCCCAGCGGCCCTCTTCCACCCGCTGCTTAATCTCCTGATAGATCTCAGGGTAATCCTGCTTGATGTATGCATAGAGCTGAGGCTGGGTCTGCAAAAAAATGTACTCCGGGAACTCCTTCATCAGCCGCAGTACAGTGGAGAAGGAGCGGGCGGCTTTCTCGCGGGTGTGGGTCAGCCGCCATAACCAGGCCACATCGATGTGGGTATGGCCGATGGCGGTTACCGTCACCGGATGCTCCTGCTCCAGCCGGGACAGGTCGGCGAGCAGGCTTGACTCGGCTTCCTGGACTGAAGCATAAAACGCCGCGCTTCCGGGTCTGGACCAGTCCAGCAGGTTGAAGGCCTTGTTCAAGTCAGCCAGCAGCTCATGCTTCTGAATCTGGCTGTCTGGAAGCTGCTTGATTGTCCCAAGCGCCGCCCGGCCGGTGTAATAGAGGTTGTCGGCGGACTCATCCAGATAGGCCAGCTCCGCCCGCTTGATCTTGTGCTCCTGCGGAATCAGCTGCCCATCGCCGTTCAGGCCCGACCATAAGCGGAAGGTGAAATCCAGCTCACGGCCAGCCGCGCCGTCTTCCAGAAATACCTCCTGGTGGTTGGAGTCCACCCCCTGATAAGGCTTCCCGTCCAGGTACAGCAGCGATTCGAACCCGCTGTTATTGCCCCCGCCGGTACGCCCGAAATCGAACAGCCCGACAACACGTTTACCCTGCCACTCGACTGGAACGGTTACCTTGCGGTGCAGCCACAGATAAGCATCATAGCCGGTCCAATACTCCCCGGTCCGCAGCTTCCTGTCACCATCAAGTACAGGCGGATAGGCACCATTAGCCCCCTCCTGATCCTCAGTAACCAGCCATTCCTCAAGTGTAATCCCCTCACGGTACCTGTAACTCTCCAGCTCTCTCAACCGCGCGCCAAGCTTCTCTTCTGTCCAGAACATATTCGTTCTCCTCCTTCGTTATAACACGTGTTATTAAGCAGGCAAAAGTGGTGGGCGGGCGGAGATCAGGAGCACTAGTGCTCCTAATTCCTGCGCCTAGCCAACTTTCGGTAAATTCAAGTGCACTTGTGCTCCTCATTCGCTCATCTAGCCAACTTTCTAGAAATTCAGGTGCACTAGTGCTCCTCATTCGCTCATCTAGCTCACCTCAAGCAGCACACCCAGCCCATTTCCAGCCAACTTAAAGGGATTTATCCCTCTCTTTCCAGCTTCCGGCCTACTTCCAGCCGAACCAGAAGGATTTATCCCTCTAAATTGCCGCACCCAGCCCACTTTCAGCCAACTCAAAGGGATTTATCCCTCTCATTCCAGCTTCCAGCCCATTTTCAGCCAACTTAAAGGCATTTATCCCTCTCATTCCAGCTTCCAGCCCATTTCCAGCCAACTCAAAGGGATTTATCCCTCTCATTCCAGCTTCCAGCCCACTTTCAGCCAACTTAAAGGGATTTATCCCTCTCTTTCCAGCTTCCAGCCCATTTCCAGCCAACTCAAAGGGATTTATCCCTCTCATTCCAGCTTCCAGCCCATTTCCAGCCAACTTAAAGGGATTTATCCCTCTCATTCCAGCTTCCAGCCCATTTTCAGCCAACTCAAAGGGATTTATCCCTCTCTTTCCAGCTTCCAGCCCATTTCCAGCCAACTCAAAGGGATTTATCCCTCTCATTCCAGCTCCCAGCTCACTTTCAGCCAACTCAAAGGGATTTATCCCTCTCATTTCAGCTTCCAGTCCATTTTCAGCCTTGCCAGAGGGATTTCCCTCTAAATTGCCTCATCCAGCACATCTAGCCCACCCGGTGCATTTCATTTTACAAACCGGACTATCTCCAAGTACCTCCAGCAGCTAAGCAGCTAACACTTTAGCTCCACTTCCACCAGCAGCTACGCGCTTTCCCCCGCCCTCAACACGGCCGGGAGCCAGATTTTCTCGGCCTGTCCTGCTGCACTCCCGCCGCTCATCTGTGCGAGCAGGCAGCGTACTGCCTCTTCCCCCATACTCACATAGGGGATTTCAACGCAGCTTAAGGATGGCAGGCTGAGCCGGTGGCCCTGGATGGTATTATCAGCTGCCATGATGCGCAGGTCTTCGCCGATCCGCAGGCCCAGCTTATGGGCCGTCCGGTACAGCTCCGGGATCTCGCTCGACCAATTGACCAGGAGCGGCGCATTCGGCTGGCCGGAATCTCCCGCCAGCCCCTGCAGGCATTCTGCCCAAGCGCCCCCATGCTCCTCCAGGCGAATAATTACCGGTTCCATCCCACGCGATGTACACCAGCTCGTGTAGGCTTCCCGGCGGTTTCGCTCCGCCCAGTTATCCGCGTCAAGCGCATGATACACCTCGGCGTAGACCGGCCCCGGGTGCTGTGCCGTGCCTTCCCGCATCAAGTAATCCAGTGCGGTCTTCACACTGCCTGAATAATCAGCCAGTACCGAGTATACTCCCAGCACTTCCGCATATCCTTCCACGGAGACGTAGGGGACTCCGGCAGCGCTGACGCGGGAGGCCCATTCTTCGTCCCGGTAGCTGGTGTGGTCCAGGGTGACAATGCCGTCGATCTTCCGCTGGTGATACAATTCCAGCAGCTCGGCCCTGCCGCCCGTATTCCCCTTGGGGCGCGGGGAACAGAGCAGGATGTGATACCCGCCCAGCTCACACTCCCGCTGCATCCCTTCCAGCAGCCGGATGAACAGCGGATGACGCGTATCCCCGTATGCGGCAAGCGTCATGCTTCTGCCTGTCTTCATGCTGCGCGCGCCCGCGTCCACATGATAATTCAGCTCACGGATCGCTTCCAGCACAGCCTCACGTGTATCTGCCCCAACCCCTATGCCTGGCGTATCGTTCAGCACCGCAGAGACGACACTGCGCGACACGCCCGCCCGTTTGGCTACATCGAAGCTGGTGACTCTTTTTTTGCTCATACTTTTCAGCACCTCAAGGGAAGTATAACACGTGTTATGAAACAAAGTATAGCGCTATCTTATGGCGATGGAAAGGCAAGCTAAAACCGGGAAGTCCCCCCTCTCAACAAGTCACAATCCGCATACCCATCCGCACAAAAAAGCCCCGCAGCCCATAATCAACGTCATTCATGGCACGGGGCATTTTATTTATTTCTGCAGCTCCTGGTCCTTTTGCTTCAGCAGGTCTGCATATTCTTCCTTGTACTGCTCCAGCTTCTGCTTGAGCTCGGCATTGCCGGGACTCGTCTTCAGCAGGCTGCTGGTCGTCAGGATGTTAGTGACCACACTATCAATCTTCTCGTCAATAATATCAATTTTACTCTTGGCCGCAGTCAAAGCAGGATCTGGCGTAGTCACCGGCACTGGACCAACCAGCGAGCTTCTCTCGTCGGACAACGGAGGCGCCGGTTGCCCCTTATCCTCCAGACTAATCGTTTTGCCCTTCACCGTCACTTTGAACCCGGCCAATTCGCCAATCGCCCGTACGGGCGCGTAGCTCTTGCCATCAATGACAATGGCCGGATCTGCCAGCTTTTTTCCATACACATTTACCGTATACTCCGCCTGAATGGCCTTTCCTACCAGTGTTGCAGAAGCACCAAGCGCCTGCGCACCCACCATCAGTATCGCTCCGGCAATGACGCCGGCAGCAATCTTTTTCATAAGAAATTCACTCCCTGTATAAGACTATGACTATTATTCTATCATTTTATAGCGGCGGGTGCTTCTCTTCGGCTGTAAATTGGCTTACAGTTATTTTTTTCCAATGAAAAAAGAGTTCTGATTGTCCCCTAATTACCTCGGATCAGACCAACTTAGAGATTGACAACACGGCTATTCCTCTCTATCATAGTTAAATGATAATGATTATCATCTTCATTCAACTACATACCTTCTAAAGGAGCATAGCACATGCCAAGCCTCAAAAAATTAGTACTCCCGTTAACCCTGCTTCTCTTCACCTTGATTCTGGCCTCCTGCGGCAAGTCGGACAATACGGCTGCGTCCACTCCCACAACAACCGCCGCCACAAGTCAACCAACCCTAGCTCCTGAAGCCAGCCCGGCGGCTGTCACGGAAGCTGCTGCAACACGGAAGTATACGGATTACAAGAAACGGGAGGTTGAAATCCCCGCGGATCCTCAGAAAATTGTGTATGTTGGCAGTAATCCGGGTGACCTGCTGGCGCTCGGGATTAAGCCTGCGGGAGCTTCGCTAAGCGTCATCGGCACTCAGGTGGCTTACCCCGATCTGCTCGAAGGGATTGAGGACATCGGGTATCCGTTCTCTGCTGAGAAGATTCTGGCCTTATCCCCAGACCTGATTATCTTCGACGATTGGGACGAGACCGGGATTGAAGCATTAAGTAAAATCGCGCCGACCGTGGTGGTGGGACTGGACGGCACCTTCCCGACGGAGGAGCGTGTCCGGCAACTCGCTGACTTGTTCGGCCGCACGGAAGCTGCGGACCGCTGGTTCAATGATTATAAGACGAAGGTTGCGTCCGTGAAGAAGCAGCTCAACCTAACTGAAGGCGATACAGCTACCTCCCTGCTGGTGCTCGGCTCCGAG is part of the Paenibacillus sp. FSL M7-0420 genome and harbors:
- a CDS encoding carbohydrate ABC transporter permease, encoding MYRLNRLLRQLPVQLLLLGFTLIWSYPFIWIISSSFKSQSEMFLGGINVIPKEPTFDNFVRAWELANFYQYFFNSVIVTASVVLLVLVITSMAGYALGRGNMPGKKLIMTLLVISMFLPKGFTILPLFELIVGLGFNNTLMGVILAESGPSKIVSILLFVGYFASLPKEMEESATIDGAGYFRMFFSIMLPLSKPILGTVTIFSFIGAWNAFFVPLTFTLSKPSLRTLGVGMYNFFGTNSVDWTGLAAGAVMSVVPIIIVFLFLQRYFIEGLAGSIKG
- a CDS encoding carbohydrate ABC transporter permease — translated: MGYGTQQTIPAPAGKAPLSRRAELFKQIKKHRYHYLFVLPMLVFFSAFTLWPMIASWYYSFFNWDGIGWPTDFIGLGNFREVAADPGFWNAFMNTFFFALTHVLIQMPLALVVAVILNNQFLAGRNIYRLLLFVPVISTTAVIGVIFSILLNPLGGAVNEMLLNTGIISEPINFLGSTKLALPTLLAVSVWKSFGTPMIYWLAGLQTIPGELYEAARIDGAGRVQSFFRITIPMLAPIGLVITLLTFINNLDPFDLVRTMTEGGPVKATDVVQTYIFRYAFEPESGSSRYGFASAAGILFSLAVLVVVIIQALTGKYARRSGAKGAE
- a CDS encoding ABC transporter substrate-binding protein; the protein is MTQKRSFMRALTTVFALTGMMAGVLAGCGGNNTGESSGTTAPAGSSEAPAATAAAVQKVNFSIVSARPGDEAFYKEQMDIFMKSNPDVKVTVIANPTEQYNNALQLSFAANEGPDLFFIEGGQPQARTVYDNKWAEPLDSYMDDAFQARFPEGAFSRTSQTRVNGEIIGVPVRDPRFDKVRLLYYNKAILEKYGYSEPPKTHSEFVEAATKITKEGKGQVYGFAMMGKAPAVFGLSVSGLGSGLDGGVIGYEGNTIINLKTGLFSSKSATPVVEILRQLNAQKIVAPGWENWDTAQMHQQFAAGRVAMFIGAAWQAEEIRKLNEGMDMGIAAAPVPDAGRKGYRDTPTIAEPRYAMSSQSKVKDAAWKVLDFLGSEAFERANYEYAKELVLMPAAMEGIEMSADMQQIVKVMDETIRMAPAVNTNNQNYDQFSKSISDSMPKPKIQEVFLKAVMSNEDPVPLAEEYDTKANKVIDEQIKIANDGGITFTRDDLKYPDWDPMQNYIIE
- a CDS encoding alpha-mannosidase, giving the protein MPLTRRTGRLLSELMLRRYRDSLKIEEWSLRRAEYVDEGDYRYYGPEGETASPGRLASKVRETLFLTATAQVPAAWQAGTTGLVFKAGGEGLLSVNGTPYHGLDKNRSFVPLSVELAASGKLKLEIELYHVPPIPTDPLNGQKDNDAPPVRFEEARLVSVDTAAESLYFTVTVGYGTLQRLPEHSAERLYLERALEALIQEAGDPAALSEEQMGQAEAKLRSALKAAGGSRDPGVAGTMHMVGQSHIDLAWLWPLKETVHKTGRTFSTVITLMEHYEHYRYSQSQPQLYAYAKKHYPDLYERIKQRIAEGRWELVGGMWVEPDLNIPSGESLVRQLLYGRAFYEQEFGQVPRVEWLPDTFGYCASLPQLLKQSGVDYFMTTKMNWNDTNAFPYDLFQWEGIDGTRILSFLNHGLNENTLPADVGEHWDSFRQQKAHPEQMLLYGYGDGGGGVTREMLEVIERSASLPGLPESRFSTAHAFFDGIRDAAPELPVWSGDMYLELHRGTYTTHAKNKRWNRKAEALYREAEIWNALSYLSGAAALERCVEVQQGPLRQGWELLLLNQFHDIIPGTSIPEVYVKSEAHYEDVFGYGEQARSQATSTLAAAIDTRGEGTPLIVFNSLSWARKDTVLVQGGAELLAQRPYDAEGQALPCDVLESGGKVKLFIAPGEVPAMGYKVIWLRHRVTGGAGGAVAVAAADPASLGGESTEIPALLDRWETENVHITFDRLGRISSWLDKSNGRELVAPGAAANGLQLFHDRPTVWDAWDMDPHFAEQPAAEARLLSSEAVLQGNTRDILRFTWELNQSRVEQHIIFHRHSRRVDFETRVDWREEHKLLKAAFPVDIRAAKAVYEIPFGSIERATHNNTSWEQAQFEVCGHRWADLSEGGYGISLLNDCKYGYDIKGNTMRLSLLRSPRWPDHTADIGVHEFTYSLYPHEGDWRAGNVVQQGFELNQPLLACTAVQHEGSLPPSGPLLDVHSRHTIVDAVKIAEDGSGAVLRLYESGGGRDRVELNLPLDPAGLTELNLMEKPVTESRLAASGGTVFRVLTPYEVVTLKVTAP